A region from the Falco rusticolus isolate bFalRus1 chromosome 4, bFalRus1.pri, whole genome shotgun sequence genome encodes:
- the EVX1 gene encoding homeobox even-skipped homolog protein 1 — translation METRKEMVMFLEGTQLGALVGKRVPNLSEAVGSPAPEPQEKMIHRNCLSPRPGPLSSRERGGGGGGGGEDEEEVEVLPGTGTVPESRSAAAALLSAGQQPPASEPPSSKGQQSSSDTESDFYEEIEVSCTPDCATGSAEYQHSKGPCSEALAGSPSGGGDHSKGSGGSGGSQGSLACSASDQMRRYRTAFTREQIARLEKEFYRENYVSRPRRCELAAALNLPETTIKVWFQNRRMKDKRQRLAMTWPHPADPAFYTYMMSHAAATGNLPYPFPSHLPLPYYSHMGIGATSASAATPFSTPLRPLDTFRVLSHPYPRPELLCAFRHPSLYPAPTHGLSSAGGNPCSCLACHSGQSNGLAQRPSGSDFTCSATTRTDSFLTFTPSVLSKATSVSMDQREEVPLTR, via the exons ATGGAAACCAGGAAGGAGATGGTGATGTTTCTGGAAGGGACACAACTTGGCGCTCTAGTTGGCAAGAGGGTGCCTAATTTGTCCGAAGCAGTGGGGAGCCCCGCTCCGGAGCCGCAGGAGAAGATGATCCATCGGAACTGCCTCAGCCCCAGACCTGGCCCCTTGTCGTCCcgggagagaggaggaggaggaggtggcggAGGAGAGGACGAAGAGGAGGTGGAGGTGCTGCCAGGGACAGGGACGGTGCCGGAGAGCCGCTCGGCAGCGGCAGCACTGCTTTCGGCCGGACAGCAGCCCCCCGCCTCGGAGCCCCCCTCCAGCaaagggcagcagagcagctcgGACACCGAGTCGGATTTCTATGAGGAAATCGAGGTGAGCTGCACCCCGGACTGCGCCACGGGGAGCGCCGAGTACCAGCACAGCAAAG GGCCGTGCTCCGAGGCGCTGGCCGGCAGCCCCAGCGGCGGGGGGGATCACTCCAAGGGCAGCGGAGGCAGCGGCGGCTCCCAGGGCTCGCTGGCCTGCAGCGCCAGCGACCAGATGCGCCGCTACCGCACCGCCTTCACCCGCGAGCAGATCGCCCGGCTGGAGAAGGAGTTTTACCGGGAAAACTACGTGTCCAGGCCCCGGAGATGTGAACTGGCGGCTGCTCTAAATCTGCCAGAAACCACCATCAAG GTTTGGTTCCAGAACCGTAGGATGAAGGACAAGCGGCAGCGCCTGGCCATGACCTGGCCTCACCCGGCCGACCCGGCGTTTTATACCTACATGATGAGCCACGCGGCGGCCACCGGCAATTTGCCCTACCCGTTCCCGTcccacctgcccctgccctACTACTCCCACATGGGCATCGGCGCCACATCGGCCTCTGCCGCCACCCCCTTCAGTACCCCCCTGAGGCCGCTGGACACCTTCAGGGTCCTCTCCCACCCCTACCCGAGACCAGAACTTCTGTGCGCCTTCAGGCATCCCTCTCTCTACCCTGCCCCGACTCATGGACTCAGCAGCGCCGGGGGCaacccctgctcctgcctggcttgCCACAGCGGCCAGTCCAACGGACTGGCACAGAGACCCTCCGGATCAGACTTTACCTGTTCGGCCACAACCAGGACTGACTCTTTCCTCACTTTCACGCCCTCTGTGCTGAGCAAAGCCACCTCAGTTTCCATGGACCAGCGAGAAGAAGTACCTTTAACGAGATAA